From Rhizobium sp. NZLR1, a single genomic window includes:
- a CDS encoding molybdenum cofactor biosynthesis protein MoaE codes for MIITPTIRVQDEDFDLQTEVDRLSKDRPGIGAVVTFSGLCRDEGGALSALELEHYPGMAEAEMARIGDLAIARFGLLGLTAIHRYGKIAVGENIVLVIAAAPHRQAAFDGANFVMDFLKTAAPFWKKEHGRDGATGEWVTARDADDAARDKWK; via the coding sequence ATGATCATCACCCCCACCATCCGCGTCCAGGATGAGGACTTCGACCTTCAAACCGAGGTCGACCGCCTCTCCAAGGACAGGCCCGGCATCGGCGCCGTCGTCACCTTTTCCGGCCTCTGCCGCGATGAAGGCGGGGCGCTCTCGGCGCTCGAACTCGAACATTATCCCGGCATGGCCGAAGCGGAGATGGCCCGCATCGGCGATCTCGCCATTGCCCGTTTCGGGCTTCTCGGCCTCACCGCCATCCACCGTTACGGCAAGATCGCCGTGGGCGAGAATATCGTGCTCGTCATTGCAGCGGCGCCGCACCGGCAGGCGGCGTTCGACGGCGCCAATTTCGTCATGGATTTCCTGAAGACCGCAGCCCCCTTCTGGAAGAAGGAGCATGGTCGGGATGGCGCCACCGGCGAGTGGGTCACGGCGAGAGACGCCGACGACGCGGCGCGCGACAAATGGAAATGA
- the moaD gene encoding molybdopterin converting factor subunit 1: protein MTRLVYFAWVRERIGKSEEDIDLPSSVVTVTDLLNHLKTLGEEYETALQYPEVIRVALDMEHVEHDEPISGAREIGIFPPMTGG from the coding sequence GGGTGCGTGAGCGCATCGGCAAGAGCGAGGAGGATATCGACCTCCCCTCCTCCGTCGTTACCGTTACCGATCTCTTGAATCATTTGAAGACGCTGGGCGAAGAATATGAGACCGCGCTTCAATATCCCGAGGTGATCCGCGTGGCGCTCGACATGGAGCATGTCGAGCATGACGAGCCGATATCAGGCGCGCGCGAGATCGGGATATTTCCTCCGATGACGGGGGGGTGA
- a CDS encoding CGNR zinc finger domain-containing protein: MSFSWTPHRFAGGALALDVANSVVLRHDATRRIDRFAVRDQMRDFPHAAAEFCAERALFGDIAPVAAENETDFIALREAIDLYFRKRILKGGDDQLLALLLEALAKVLREAGRGSLAAATAHSVLRLITMPDPERMKICGNCGWLFIDRSKNRSRAWCDMAVCGNRAKANRYYRRKKEETP; this comes from the coding sequence ATGAGCTTTTCCTGGACCCCTCACCGCTTTGCCGGCGGCGCCCTGGCGCTCGATGTCGCCAACAGCGTCGTGCTGCGCCATGATGCGACGCGGCGGATCGACCGCTTCGCGGTTCGGGACCAGATGCGGGACTTTCCGCATGCCGCCGCCGAATTCTGCGCCGAACGCGCCCTCTTCGGCGATATCGCCCCGGTGGCGGCGGAAAACGAGACGGATTTCATCGCGCTGCGGGAAGCGATCGACCTCTATTTTCGCAAGCGTATACTCAAGGGCGGCGATGACCAATTGCTGGCCTTGCTGCTGGAAGCGCTGGCGAAGGTGTTGCGCGAAGCAGGCCGCGGCAGCCTGGCGGCGGCGACCGCGCATTCGGTGCTGCGGCTGATCACCATGCCCGATCCGGAACGCATGAAGATCTGCGGCAATTGCGGCTGGCTGTTCATCGACCGCAGCAAGAACAGGAGCCGCGCCTGGTGCGACATGGCGGTCTGCGGCAACCGCGCCAAGGCGAACCGGTATTATCGCCGCAAGAAGGAGGAGACGCCATGA
- a CDS encoding branched-chain amino acid ABC transporter permease has translation MAYLLQQLANAVPLAALYAALAFGYAVAFGVTKRADITYGAIFAFAGQILLLFTELAFNRLWLVLPAALAVGACASIAYSLGAGLWIGRSIMLPLVNKSPNTVIVAALGIMIVLMETARLAANTRTIWLPPFLNDTVIFWSDGPFKVTLTYIQLIDTALMSAIVAVGTLILRRTAWGRIWRAVTDDPLAAELCGTSANRVFLVAYAAASLVATICGILATFYYGSMDFGAGLMFGLKVLLIAAVGGYSDPLRSAGGAAGLAVVETMWGAYGPFVWRDLVIFSLLVLVLVMSRRERVTL, from the coding sequence ATGGCCTATCTTCTGCAGCAGTTGGCGAATGCGGTTCCGCTCGCTGCTCTCTATGCCGCGCTCGCCTTCGGTTATGCCGTAGCCTTCGGCGTGACGAAGCGGGCCGATATCACCTATGGGGCGATTTTCGCCTTCGCAGGCCAGATCCTGCTGCTCTTCACCGAACTCGCCTTCAACCGCCTCTGGCTGGTACTGCCGGCCGCCCTTGCCGTCGGCGCCTGCGCTTCCATCGCCTATTCGCTGGGGGCGGGCTTGTGGATCGGCCGGTCGATCATGCTGCCGCTGGTCAACAAATCGCCGAATACGGTCATCGTCGCCGCCCTCGGCATCATGATCGTGCTGATGGAGACCGCCAGGCTTGCCGCCAATACCCGCACCATCTGGCTGCCGCCGTTTCTGAACGATACGGTGATCTTCTGGAGTGACGGCCCGTTCAAGGTAACGCTCACCTATATCCAACTGATCGACACCGCGCTGATGTCAGCCATCGTCGCTGTTGGAACGCTGATCCTCAGGCGCACAGCCTGGGGCCGCATCTGGCGCGCCGTCACCGACGACCCGCTGGCCGCCGAGCTCTGCGGCACCAGCGCCAACCGCGTCTTTCTCGTCGCTTATGCGGCAGCTAGCCTCGTCGCCACGATTTGCGGAATCCTCGCCACCTTCTATTACGGTTCGATGGATTTCGGCGCCGGCCTGATGTTCGGGCTGAAGGTGCTGCTGATTGCGGCTGTCGGCGGCTATTCCGATCCGCTACGCTCGGCAGGCGGCGCCGCCGGCCTCGCCGTCGTCGAGACCATGTGGGGGGCCTATGGCCCCTTTGTCTGGCGGGATCTGGTGATCTTCTCGCTGCTCGTCCTGGTCTTGGTCATGAGCCGCAGGGAGCGAGTCACGCTCTAA